The genomic segment GATCAGGGTGCCGATCTTCTCGCCGCCGACGGCCCGGACGATGGTGTCGTCGCCCTGGGCGCCGAAGACCAGCATCGGCAGGCCGTTCTCCATGCAGAGGCTGAACGCGGCGGCGTCAGCCACCCGAAGGTTACGGCGCAGCACCTCGGAGAAGGTGATCGAGTCGAGCTTGCTCGCGGTCGGGTCGATCCGGGGGTCGGCGGTGTAGACCGCGTCCACGCCGTTCTTGCTCATCAGCACCACGTCCGCGCGGATCTCCAGCGCCCGCTGGGCGGCCACCGTGTCGGTGGAGAAGTACGGCATGCCGGCGCCGGCGCCGAAGATGACCACGCGGCCCTTCTCCAGGTGGCGGATCGCGCGCAGCGGGATGTACGGCTCGGCGACCTGGGCCATCGTGATGGCGCTCTGCACCCGGGTCTCGATGCCCTCCTTCTCCAGGAAGTCCTGAAGGGCCAGGCAGTTCATGACCGTGCCGAGCATGCCCATGTAGTCGGCGCGGGCGCGGTCCATGCCCCGCTTCTGCAGCTCGGCGCCGCGGAAGAAGTTGCCGCCGCCGACCACCACCGACACCTGCACGCCGCGGCGTACCACGGTGGCGATCTGGCGGGCGATGCCCTGCACGACGTCGGGGTCGACGCCGATCGCGCCGCCGCCGAAGACCTCACCGGAGAGCTTCAGCACCACCCGGCGGGACCGACCGGGCGGAGGGGCGGTCGGGTCCTCCGCCGCCAGGCTCCGGTCACTCACAACCTGCGTCATCCGCCCCGCCCCTTCTCCCCGCGCATCGCGCGAGCGTCGCGTACGTGCCCCTGCCGACCCTATGTGACGAGGAGGCCGCGGTGCCTGTCGCGTACACCGGCGGCCTCCTCGTCGACGTTCTCCCCTGTGCCCGGGCCGGACGGCCCGGTGCGGCGGCTCAGGCCTGGCCGACCTCGAACCGCAGGAAGCGGGTCACCTCGATGCCGGCGTCGGCCAGCACCTGCTTGACGGTCTTCTTGTTGTCGGCGACCGACGACTGCTCCAGCAGGACGAAGTCCTTGAAGAAGGCGTTGACCCGGCCCTCGACGATCTTCGGCAGCGCCGCCTCGGGCTTGTTCTCCTCGCGGGCGGTCTGCTCGGCGATGCGCCGCTCGGACTCGACGGTCTCGGCCGGCACCTCGTCGCGGGTGAGGTACTTCGGCCGCA from the Micromonospora sp. WMMA1947 genome contains:
- the pyrH gene encoding UMP kinase, with translation MTQVVSDRSLAAEDPTAPPPGRSRRVVLKLSGEVFGGGAIGVDPDVVQGIARQIATVVRRGVQVSVVVGGGNFFRGAELQKRGMDRARADYMGMLGTVMNCLALQDFLEKEGIETRVQSAITMAQVAEPYIPLRAIRHLEKGRVVIFGAGAGMPYFSTDTVAAQRALEIRADVVLMSKNGVDAVYTADPRIDPTASKLDSITFSEVLRRNLRVADAAAFSLCMENGLPMLVFGAQGDDTIVRAVGGEKIGTLITA